The sequence below is a genomic window from Fusobacteriaceae bacterium.
TCAACGTTTCGTTGCCTCCCGACGGCAAAAGCATCAGCTTTACGGCGAAGAGCAGAATCAGCATGAGCCCCTGCCAGAATACGGGCATGGATACGCCGACCAGCGCCAGGATCATGCTGACGTTATCCAACAGCGAATATTGCCGCGTGGCGGAAAGAATCCCCACGGGAATGGCGATGCCCACGGCGACGAACATGGCGGAAAGCGCCAGTTCCAGCGTAGCCGGAAAACGGGCGAAGATTTCCTTGAACACTTCCCGGCCCGTCGTATAGGACGTGCCGAAATCCCCGTGTATGGCGTTCCAGACGAAACGCAGGTACTGCACGAGGAAGGGCTTGTCCAGGCCCATTTTCACCCGGAGTTGCTCAATGGCTTCCCGCGGCGCGTTCTCCCCCAAAATCAGCTGAGCCGGATCCCCGGGCGTCAGCGACATGATGGTGAACACCAGCAGGGAAACGCCGAGCAAAACCGGAATCAGAAGCAGCAGTCTTCGGACAATGTACTTGTACATAGTGTTTTTCCCCCTTTATGGTTTGAGTATATGAAGGCCCGGGCTTGTGTGTCCTCCCGTCCCATTCGTACGATGTCGGTATCATTTACCTATGTTATAATATTATGTTGATCGCGATATTCAGAATTTTCGCGTAGAATCTCTTTTGTGATTTTTCCTTTATTGCGCCAGAGACACGCCGTAGAGCCGGTGGCTGCCCGTGGCCCGGAGCGTAAAGCCCTTGACGGTTTTCAGTGCCGCCGCGCTGGTGTTGCCGTAGGCGATCGGGTAAACGGGAACCTCTTCCTGGATGATGTCCTGCACTTTGGCGTAAAGGGCCGCCCGTTTGTCTTCGTCGGTCTCGGTCTTGGCCTCATCCAGAAGGCTGTCGACCACGGGGTTGGAATAGAAGGAGCGGTTGCCCGCGCCGCCCATGTTGTCCGTATGGACAAGAGGCGCCAGGCCGTAATCGGCGTCGGCTGTCACGGTCCCCCAGCCGAGGATATACATCTCGTGCTCGCCCCGTCCCGTCAGATCAAGAAACGCGCCCCAGTCGACGACTTCGATGCTCATGTCGACGCCGATGTCCTTGAGCTGGGCCTGCATAATGACCGCGATGTCTCTGCGCTGCTGGTTGTCGTTTGTCCAGAGGCTGACTTTGAGCCCATCGGGATAACCGGCTTCGGCCAAAAGGGCTTTGCCCTTTTCCACATCCCGGTTCCAGGCTTTGGCGGTCTTGCTGTAGCCGAAGACATTGGGAGGAATCAGGGAATTGGCCTTGACGGCGCCGGCCTTGAAGACCGCGTCGATCATGGGGTCAATATCGATGGCGGAACAGATGGCCTGCCGCACCCGCAAATCATCGAGGGGGGCCTTTCTGGCGTTGAAGCCCACATAGGTCGTCGAAAGCGAAGGGCCCTCGTAGTAGTCGATCTTGGGATTGGCCATGAGCCGCTCTTTGTCCGTGACGTCGATGCCGTAGGCAATGCCGATCTCCCCGGCTTCAAGGGCGATGGCCCGGGCCGCGTTTTCGGGGATATTGCGGAAAATCAGCTGTTTTACGGCGGGCGGACCCGCGAAATAGTTTTCGTTGGCCGAGAGAACGATCCGGTCTCCGCTCTGCCAGGATTCAAATTTGAAGGGACCCGTCCCCACGGGATGCTCGCCGTAGGCGGCGCCCGCGGCCTTGACGGCCTTTTCGCTCAGGATGCTCACGGCGTTGTGGGAGAGATGGCTCAGGATCCCCGCAAAGGGCTTTTCGGTCCGGATCACGACCGTATAGTCGTCGGGGGTCTCGATCTCCGAGACGGTCTCCACAATAAAGTTCACCTGGGGCGATTCCATGGCCCGTTCCAGCGTAAATTTGACGTCGGAGGCCTTCAGTTCCTCGCCGTTATGGAATTTGACGCCCCGCCGGAGCTTGAAGACCGTGGTCCTCGCGTCGGGGCGGGTCCAAGATTCCGCCAGCGAAGGCGTAATGTTCTTGTCGTTGTCCTGCTCAACAAGCGTGTTGTAGATCTGGATGGCCACGGCGGCCGAAGGCTGGTCATTTGTGGCGTGGGGATCCAGGGATTTGGCGTCGGCGCCCTGGGCCACGACGAGGGTCGGGCCCGCGGCTTTCTCTTCACCGCAACCATGGAAAAAAATCATTCCGAGTAAAAGGATTCCGGCAATTTTGCACAGTTTACGCATCATTTTTGTCTCCTTTCAAATGGGTTACTCACGGGGAATACTCAGGATTTGCCATGCTTTCCGTAAAAACGGGAAGCGACCCAGGCCGTGATCGGAACGGCCACGAGAATGCCTATGCTGCCGCACATGGCTCGCAGGAAATCGACGACGATATTTTCAAAATTGAGCAGACGGATCATCGGGAACTGGTCTTTTTGCAGAGCGACGAGGATGTTGGTCAAAAGCGAGCTCCCCACGTAGGCGAGAATCAGGGTGTTGATCATGGTCCCGATCATGTCGGAGCCGATATTCATGCCCGATCGAAAGATTTCCCCCGACGTGATGTCGCTTTTCTTTTCCCTGAGCTCGTTGAGCGCCGAGGAAATGGACATGCCCACGTCCATGACCGCGCCCATGGAGCCGATGATGACCCCCGCCGAGATGATTTCCCGGAGGTTGACGTTCTGAAGCATGCCCGCGTAATTGAGCGTTTCCGTCGTCACAAAGCCCGTGAGACGCATTTTGTACACAAAAATCAGAGAAAGCGCGCCCGCGGCGATTACGCCGCCCACGGCGCCCATAATGGCCACGAGGCCCTTGGCGTTGAAACCCGTCATCAGGTAGATCGTCACGACCGAGGCGAATACGGCCGTCAGGACCGCCCCCGCGATCGGCGAATTGCCCTTGATGATAAAGGGCACAAACCAGCCGTAAATAAAGGCAATCACGAAGAGCAGGGCCAAAAGTCCCCGGAGTCCCCGGGCTTTGGAAAACAAAAGGGCGAGACAGATGAAAATCCCCGCCATGGCGTAAAGATAGATTCTTTTATCTGTATCGACAATGTAGTAATGCTCCGTTTCCTCTTCCGTATCGTAGAAGATGACGACGGGGTCCCCTTCCCGGATCGAAACGTTGTAGGCGTTTTCCCGGTACAGGGGAAATTCGACGGGCACTTCCTCATTTCTGCGCTCGCCTTCAAGGATCAGGACCCGCATGGGCCAGATTTCCCTGATTTCTCCACTTTCCGACTCGTCGGGCAGAAGGGGCTTCTCGATCCTGACGACCTTGCCCTTGAGATATTCCTCCCGGGCGTCAAGGGTCAGCGCGAAGAGCGCAAAGGCAATCAGAAGCGCCAAACAGCATTTTTTCATTGCAGCCTCCGGCTACCTGGAATTATGATAAAAAATGGACCTATGGATGAAAGTCTTCTGTCCGATGCTTCCCATAGGTCTATTTCGTTATTTTCTTATTCCCAGTTTCGCGATCAGGCTTCTGTAGCCGTCAAGATCCTTTTTCGTCAGATAGCTCAGCAGACGTTTCCGCTGTCCTACCATTTTCAACAATCCCAATCTGGAATGGAAATCTTTTTGATGGGTCCGCAGGTGGTCCGTCAGGTGGTTGATCCGCTCCGTCAGGATCGCGATCTGCACCTCCGTGGAACCCGTGTCTCCCTCGAATTTTCCGTATTCTTTGATAATTTCCGCTTTGTTGCGCATAGCCATACCGCTTTTCCTCCTTAAATCTCTTGATTGGATTGATCTGAGCCAGGTAACAGGAGGCTAACCCTGTAACATCGCTCAAATTACCTGTTTAGTATAGCACATTTCCCGGAATTTTGCAAGTCCGAATTTTGGACAAACAACCCCCGGCGCTGCGCGCCACCCCTAATATTATGCTTTCATCAACGCTTCGAATTCTTCCCGGTCAATCGTGTCTTTCTCGACGAGGGCGTCGGCCACGCGCCGTAATTTTTCGAGGTTGGCCTTTAATATCTCCACGGTGGCCGCGTAGTTTTCATGGATGATCCTGAAGATCTCGGCGTCCACTTCCTTGCCGGTGACGTCGCTGTAATTGCGGGACTGGAACATGTCGCCCTCGTGGGTCGCGTCAAGCAACACGGGCCCGAACTTGGACACCATGCCGAACTTGGTGACCATGGCGTGGGCGATGGCCGTGGCCCGTTCGATGTCGTTGCTGGCCCCGGTCGAAATATCGCTGAATTCGATTTCCTCGGCGGCCCGTCCGCCGTAGAGGATCTTGATGTCGTTCAAAAAGTCGCTCTTGAATTTGTGGGTGCGCTCGATCTCGCTGTCGGGAAGGGACAGCGTATAGCCGCCGGCCCAGCCTCTGGGCACGATGGTCACCTTGTAGACCGGATCCACGTCTTTCAAATTCCAGGTCACGACCGCGTGGCCCGCCTCATGGAAGGCCGTGATCCGCTTATCCCGCTCGCTGATGACCCGGGATTTCTTTTCCGGGCCCATGGAAACCTTTTCCGTGGCTTCCTGGATGTCTGCCATCAGGATTTCCTTGCGGCCCGCCCTGGCGGCCAGTATGGCCGCTTCATTGAGAATATTGGCCAAATCCGCCCCCACGAGGCCGTAGGTCTGCTTGGCGATATCCTTCAGATTGACGTCCTTGCCGAGGGTCTTCCCGGCCAGATGAACCTTGAGGATCGCTTCCCGCCCGTTGATGTCGGGGATGTCCACATAGACGCGCCGGTCGAAGCGGCCCGGTCTCAACAAGGCCCGGTCCAGGACGTCGGGCCGGTTTGTGGCCGCGATCACGATAATCGTCTCTTCGTTGCCGAAGCCGTCCATTTCCACGAGAAGCTGGTTCAGGGTCTGCTCCCGCTCGTCGTTGCCGCCGCCGGAACCCGTGCCGCGCTTTCTGCCCACGGCGTCGATTTCGTCGATAAATACGATACAAGGGGCGTTTTTCCGCGCTTTGTTGAAGAGATCCCGCACCCGGGACGCGCCGACGCCCACGAACATTTCCACGAACTCGGAGCCGGACATACTGAAAAAGGGCACTTTGGCCTCGCCGGCCACGGCCTTGGCCAAAAGCGTCTTACCGGTGCCGGGCGCGCCCAAAAGCAGCACTCCCTTGGGGATCTTCGCGCCGACTTTCTTGAATTTTTCAGGCTCCCGCAGAAATTCCACGACTTCTTCCAATTCGGCCTTGGCTTCCACGATGCCGGCTACGTCTTTGAACGTGACCTTGGAGAGGCTCTCGCCTTCCTTGGCTTTGGATTTTCCCATGTTGAAGATCTGGGGGCCGCCGCCGTTGCCCTTGTTCATCCGGTTCAGCATGAAGACCCAGATCCCGATCAAAATCAGGAAGGGGAACCAGGAAGTCACCATGTTGACCAGCATATTGGGAGGATCGGGGGCCACGGAACTGACCTTGATGTTCTTGGCCTCGAGGGCCGTCAAAAGTTTCTGATCGTCGCCCAGCCGGAACGTCAAAAGCCGCGTCCGGTAGGCGTTTGTGTCATCTCTGAAATAGCCCGTAACCGAGCCGTCTTTTTCCTCGACCCGGTCGATTTTCCCGATGCGGATCAGATTGTTGAAATCCGTATAGGAAACGTCGATGGTCGGCGTCTTCCGGCTGTCTTTGCGGATCGCGGGCACCGTCATCACGAGAGCGATAATGAAAGCAAGCAAAACGAGCCCCTTGAAGTTGAACTTCTTGAAGCCGAAGGGATTTTTGTTCTTGTCGTCGCCGTCCTCCCGGATCTTCCGGCGGATTTCCTCCTGCCGTTCACGCTGCTTTTCCTTGAGCAGTTCTTCGGGGGTTTTGAGCTTTTCTTCGTCATTTTCTTCGGGCTTTTCGCTTTCCGTTTCTTCCGTCGGCTTCGGATCTTCCGGCTTCAAATCGGGATCTTTATCGTCACGCAATGATTTGTTTTCATCCTGATTGTTCTTATCCAACGAATTCCTCCTTTTTTATTCTGAAAACGCCTTCGGGGGCGTATTTTCTTCCTCATTTTTTGTTTTCGGGCCGCAAAGCGTCAGCCGATCCTTCGTTTTCCGGACGCTGTAACCGCCGCCCAGCGTGATTTCCTTTGCGCCGCCGGCAGTGACGATCCGGGCCAGCGCCTCGAGCTTGGAGCGGTCAAGGCCGTTTCTGCCCAAAGGGGCCGGGATCCGGAGAAGCCAGTCCCGCAGGATCTTTCGCAGGCGCAGGGGTTCACGCAAAGCCAGCTCTTTGAGGGCGCTCAAGGAAAGGGCGCGGTTATTGTCGGGCTCCGCGAAATACGCTTCGGCGTCGACCGCCGTCATCCGGTTGATCGCGCGGATTTCCGGCAGAAGGGCCGCGATTTTTTCTTTGAAGCGCGGGTTGTAGGTCCGTTCAATGCCCGGAATCAATTCCAGGCGAATTCGGTTTCTCGTATATCCGGGATCGTTGTTGCTGCGGTCTTCGCGCCACGATAAGCCGTGTTCCCGCAGCCAGGCGCAAATGTCTCTTTTCCAGCGCCAGGCCAAGGGCCTTAAGATTTCCCCGCTTTCGGGGATCCCTTCCAGTCCTTCGAGGGAAGTCCCCCGGATCAGCCGGAACAAAAAAGTCTCGACCTGATCATCCAGATTGTGGGCCAGGACCAGTTTCGTCGCGCCCAGCGTTTCCATGACCTCGCGGAATACCGCGTACCGCGCTTGACGGCCCGCCGTCTCGGGGGAAATTTTTCGTTCTTCCGCCAAGGCCCCCACGTCCACGCGTCTGGTGATCATCTGAAAATCGTGATCGGCCGCGTAACGCAAGCAAAAAGCCTCGTCGCCGTCCGATTCCTCCCCCCGCAAGAGATGATTCACATGAACGAGGGTCGGCGAAAAATCCAGTTCATCCCGAAGGGTCCGCAGCAATTCCGCCAGCATGACGGAGTCGGCGCCCCCGGAAAATCCGACGACGACCT
It includes:
- a CDS encoding ABC transporter permease — its product is MYKYIVRRLLLLIPVLLGVSLLVFTIMSLTPGDPAQLILGENAPREAIEQLRVKMGLDKPFLVQYLRFVWNAIHGDFGTSYTTGREVFKEIFARFPATLELALSAMFVAVGIAIPVGILSATRQYSLLDNVSMILALVGVSMPVFWQGLMLILLFAVKLMLLPSGGNETLKSLILPSITLGTMTAAIITRMTRSSMLEVIRQDYIRTARAKGVKENIVIRKHALKNALIPIVTVVGLQFGGLLGGAVLTESVYSWPGVGRMMVDAIRQKDTPTVLASVVFLASTFSFVNLIVDILYAYIDPRIKSQYR
- a CDS encoding glutathione ABC transporter substrate-binding protein encodes the protein MMRKLCKIAGILLLGMIFFHGCGEEKAAGPTLVVAQGADAKSLDPHATNDQPSAAVAIQIYNTLVEQDNDKNITPSLAESWTRPDARTTVFKLRRGVKFHNGEELKASDVKFTLERAMESPQVNFIVETVSEIETPDDYTVVIRTEKPFAGILSHLSHNAVSILSEKAVKAAGAAYGEHPVGTGPFKFESWQSGDRIVLSANENYFAGPPAVKQLIFRNIPENAARAIALEAGEIGIAYGIDVTDKERLMANPKIDYYEGPSLSTTYVGFNARKAPLDDLRVRQAICSAIDIDPMIDAVFKAGAVKANSLIPPNVFGYSKTAKAWNRDVEKGKALLAEAGYPDGLKVSLWTNDNQQRRDIAVIMQAQLKDIGVDMSIEVVDWGAFLDLTGRGEHEMYILGWGTVTADADYGLAPLVHTDNMGGAGNRSFYSNPVVDSLLDEAKTETDEDKRAALYAKVQDIIQEEVPVYPIAYGNTSAAALKTVKGFTLRATGSHRLYGVSLAQ
- a CDS encoding YibE/F family protein, which produces MKKCCLALLIAFALFALTLDAREEYLKGKVVRIEKPLLPDESESGEIREIWPMRVLILEGERRNEEVPVEFPLYRENAYNVSIREGDPVVIFYDTEEETEHYYIVDTDKRIYLYAMAGIFICLALLFSKARGLRGLLALLFVIAFIYGWFVPFIIKGNSPIAGAVLTAVFASVVTIYLMTGFNAKGLVAIMGAVGGVIAAGALSLIFVYKMRLTGFVTTETLNYAGMLQNVNLREIISAGVIIGSMGAVMDVGMSISSALNELREKKSDITSGEIFRSGMNIGSDMIGTMINTLILAYVGSSLLTNILVALQKDQFPMIRLLNFENIVVDFLRAMCGSIGILVAVPITAWVASRFYGKHGKS
- the rpsO gene encoding 30S ribosomal protein S15, with the protein product MRNKAEIIKEYGKFEGDTGSTEVQIAILTERINHLTDHLRTHQKDFHSRLGLLKMVGQRKRLLSYLTKKDLDGYRSLIAKLGIRK
- the ftsH gene encoding ATP-dependent zinc metalloprotease FtsH yields the protein MDKNNQDENKSLRDDKDPDLKPEDPKPTEETESEKPEENDEEKLKTPEELLKEKQRERQEEIRRKIREDGDDKNKNPFGFKKFNFKGLVLLAFIIALVMTVPAIRKDSRKTPTIDVSYTDFNNLIRIGKIDRVEEKDGSVTGYFRDDTNAYRTRLLTFRLGDDQKLLTALEAKNIKVSSVAPDPPNMLVNMVTSWFPFLILIGIWVFMLNRMNKGNGGGPQIFNMGKSKAKEGESLSKVTFKDVAGIVEAKAELEEVVEFLREPEKFKKVGAKIPKGVLLLGAPGTGKTLLAKAVAGEAKVPFFSMSGSEFVEMFVGVGASRVRDLFNKARKNAPCIVFIDEIDAVGRKRGTGSGGGNDEREQTLNQLLVEMDGFGNEETIIVIAATNRPDVLDRALLRPGRFDRRVYVDIPDINGREAILKVHLAGKTLGKDVNLKDIAKQTYGLVGADLANILNEAAILAARAGRKEILMADIQEATEKVSMGPEKKSRVISERDKRITAFHEAGHAVVTWNLKDVDPVYKVTIVPRGWAGGYTLSLPDSEIERTHKFKSDFLNDIKILYGGRAAEEIEFSDISTGASNDIERATAIAHAMVTKFGMVSKFGPVLLDATHEGDMFQSRNYSDVTGKEVDAEIFRIIHENYAATVEILKANLEKLRRVADALVEKDTIDREEFEALMKA
- the tilS gene encoding tRNA lysidine(34) synthetase TilS: MPELQNLRRDIKAGEQVVVGFSGGADSVMLAELLRTLRDELDFSPTLVHVNHLLRGEESDGDEAFCLRYAADHDFQMITRRVDVGALAEERKISPETAGRQARYAVFREVMETLGATKLVLAHNLDDQVETFLFRLIRGTSLEGLEGIPESGEILRPLAWRWKRDICAWLREHGLSWREDRSNNDPGYTRNRIRLELIPGIERTYNPRFKEKIAALLPEIRAINRMTAVDAEAYFAEPDNNRALSLSALKELALREPLRLRKILRDWLLRIPAPLGRNGLDRSKLEALARIVTAGGAKEITLGGGYSVRKTKDRLTLCGPKTKNEEENTPPKAFSE